In Leishmania infantum JPCM5 genome chromosome 9, the following proteins share a genomic window:
- a CDS encoding kinetoplast-associated protein-like protein codes for MPASACQTVLIQPWISLASTAGSHGDAGHASPSGGTSRRSPSSEQHGVTSAVRLAEINAMQRELEAVEHFARGEGDGGDDDGNDKRLAGELSQAYTRVLAFRSQSRGYSSLRAGDPHRGSEEGTIVVVDNDDDDPNPELTRQIEHKLAEFRKRIANTLSGLKTARRDQRELQAAQKKVQVSLEDAKRQLREAQEKVQRIDKRHLHEIQGYRLPPAVVKHVMDAVLCVLGEKAKNWTAVVTAMRSPSFISNVVSFHHAQLTPADVQELKKNFISSPRFSYADVLRGSHALGQFHEWVIRQLQLIEAESAHAKFFGGKRESSQELALAREKVEAEAAELRHLEEELEALMREQARQLQERRSRTLSPCLAGGEALSQRPSPPLTKVLLPASESEGAAMPDPQRSRRPSMHATSGAEAMANNNGAAAVSDGAQRRSSTSVTAIAVPAGCSAAPHTAADAAAAMTDSAMEMTTDGVAAVNRPPTAVMLAQQQQLAPAMVSPGIRWICPHPGALHSSSYVLRSSILCVLGHQQERTSEKPGEASPDNETTTPAPDMFELTTAQQQFVAEALHGPVRALPPPPPSSATAGSERSSHAAIVTQHTKTFTGKEWETVVKNSPDKLHRAFVEDVAMICQVPNRAVTGVAWVLQGLHVQCAVCHPSSDSSEAVQAAIEKGAYPTVMALYAQRQCTPDSLDEESTRQRHQAVCLASMKEEIRAAQEAEAEARRETQSLRDAFEKEKQALMKQLEVAQTSSQAGDHDDVRADLTLQEALETRTAQLGHVQASLAESQAKAKRAEDQLTTAQVQLAAAEKRAAKVEADADAARTAADLAAINAEKALEDLGSQLRAAHAAFEGERTRRQTELVEAQAAAAARETRLLRQLDAMKHRLADAQPREKAMEEDEKARQDFTAAADARRAAEHAAQVAELERKLREALSAQASLQEEHKHFRDELARAQAQAAENEKTRLQLQESMESVRKQRGYQQQHGAIAAAIPLEHCRKNCFERAQVRAAEADASLVEALRAQLTAIEVAINFCRAELEVQKSAEAAARERQAARRAAVTAIREKIEDLAENFTTVAAERQRQLPQQLASEKEALIGELIAQLEEVEHEKAEIKTATARAQRLFATMQRQVADAQERAAQLEEARRTACKELQAMTATVSAEDADNSITDAKLVRSGSMQGHQEALVDISARVIAASAALASASDALATHQQQRAAEPKQEEAFIANIFREGDGRRRRPNRECSELAAQIMGEVYDAATGSFLSRHRWTWMNVCLGVLLLLSFTTLQYKKYEV; via the coding sequence atgccggcATCTGCGTGTCAGACGGTGCTGATCCAGCCATGGATCTCGCTGGCGTCGACGGCCGGTTCACACGGAGACGCTGGGCACGCCAGCCCGTCAGGTGGCACCAGCCGTCGCTCCCCCTCATccgagcagcacggcgtcaCGTCGGCCGTTCGCCTGGCCGAGATCAACGCCATGCAGAGGGAGCTCGAAGCAGTTGAGCACTTCGCCCGGggtgaaggcgacggcggcgatgacgacggaAACGACAAGCGACTCGCCGGGGAGCTCTCGCAGGCGTacacgcgcgtgctcgcCTTCAGATCCCAGTCCAGAGGGTACAGCAGCCTCCGCGCCGGCGAcccgcaccgcggcagcgaggagggtACCATCGTCGTGgtcgacaacgacgacgacgacccAAATCCAGAGCTGACCCGACAAATAGAGCACAAGCTCGCCGAGTTCCGCAAGCGTATTGCGAATACGCTTAGCGGTCTGAAGACGGCGCGTCGGGACCAGCGCGAGCTGCAAGCGGCCCAGAAGAAGGTGCAGGTGTCTCTCGAAGATgcgaagcggcagctgcgcgaggcacAGGAGAAGGTACAGCGCATCGATAAACGGCACCTGCACGAAATTCAGGGCTACCGactgccgccggcggtggtgaagcaTGTGATGGATGCCGTGCTCTGCGTGCTCggcgagaaggcgaagaacTGGACCGCAGTGGTCACTGCTATGCGCAGCCCGTCCTTCATATCGAACGTTGTGTCCTTCCACCACGCGCAGCTCACGCCGGCAGACGTGCAGGAGCTGAAGAAGAACTTTATATCTAGCCCGCGCTTCTCTTACGCTGATGTGCTCAGAGGCAGCCACGCCCTTGGTCAGTTCCACGAGTGGGTGATACGTCAGCTACAGCTGATAGAGGCGGAAAGCGCTCATGCAAAGTTTTTtggggggaagagggagagcagccAGGagctcgccctcgcccgcGAAAAGGTCgaggcagaagcagcggagctgcggcatctcgaggaggagctcgaggCCCTCATGCGCGAGCAGGCGCgtcagctgcaggagcggcgcTCCCGCACGCTTAGCCCGTGCCTTGCGGGCGGCGAAGCACTGTCTCAGCGTCCTTCGCCACCTCTCACAAAGGTCCTCCTGCCAGCTTCCGAGTCGGAGGGAGCGGCGATGCCGGATCCGCAGCGCTCCCGCCGGCCATCGATGCACGCCACCAGCGGTGCGGAGGCAATGGCGAACAATAACGGGGCCGCGGCAGTCAGTgatggcgcgcagcggcggtcgaGCACCTCGGTCACTGCCATCGCCGTGCCGGCTGGGtgctccgcagcgccgcacaccgcagccgacgcagctgctgcgatgACAGACAGCGCCATGGAGATGACGACGGACGGCGTGGCCGCTGTAAATCGCCCTCCTACGGCGGTGATgctcgcacagcagcagcagctggcccCGGCGATGGTGTCTCCGGGTATTCGGTGGATATGCCCGCATCCAGGCGCtctgcacagcagcagctacgttcttcgcagcagcatcctGTGTGTCTTGGGTCATCAGCAGGAGCGCACGAGCGAGAAGCCTGGTGAGGCCTCCCCTGACAACGAAACGACAACACCAGCGCCGGACATGTTCGAGCtcacgacggcgcagcagcagtttGTTGCAGAAGCCCTTCATGGCCCTGTGCGggccctgccgccgccgccgccgtcatccGCGACAGCGGGAAGCGAACGCTCCTCGCACGCGGCCATTGTCACGCAGCATACAAAAACCTTCACGGGGAAGGAATGGGAAACGGTGGTGAAGAACTCACCTGACAAGCTGCACCGAGCCTTTGTGGAAGATGTGGCCATGATCTGCCAGGTGCCAAACCGCGCTGTGACAGGCGTTGCGTGGGTGCTCCAGGGCCTACATGTGCAGTGTGCCGTATGCCACCCctccagcgacagcagcgaggccgTGCAAGCAGCCATTGAGAAGGGGGCGTACCCGACAGTCATGGCTCTgtacgcgcagcggcagtgcacaCCTGACTCGTTGGACGAGGAAAGCACACGTCAGCGGCATCAGGCGGTGTGTCTGGCGTCGATGAAAGAAGAGATCcgggcggcgcaggaggcggaggcggaggcccgCCGCGAGACTCAGTCGCTGCGCGATGCCTTCGAGAAGGAAAAACAGGCATTGATGAAGCAgctggaggtggcgcagaCATCGAGTCAGGCGGGCGACCACGACGACGTCCGCGCGGACCTGACCCTCCAGGAGGCGCTTGAGACGCGCACGGCTCAGCTCGGGCACGTCCAGGCGTCGCTGGCAGAGAGCCAAGCGAAGGCCAAACGCGCGGAGGACCAACTCACGACTGCGCAGGTTCAGCTGGCCGCGGCAGAAAAGCGGGCAGCGAAGGTGGAGGCCGATGCCGACGCAGCCCGCACCGCGGCAGATCTGGCGGCGATAAACGCGGAGAAGGCCTTGGAAGATCTTGGGAGtcagctgcgcgccgcccaCGCAGCCTTTGAGGGGGAACGGACTAGACGCCAGACGGAGCTCGTCGAGGCGcaagccgcagcggcagcgcgcgagACGCGGCTTCTGCGGCAGCTAGACGCCATGAAGCATCGGCTGGCggatgcgcagccgcgcgagAAGGCcatggaggaggatgagAAGGCCCGGCAAGATttcacggcggcggcagatgCGAGGCGAGCGGCGGAGCACGCAGCCCAagtggcggagctggagcggaAGCTGAGGGAGGCATTGTCAGCACAGGCATCTCTTCAGGAAGAGCACAAGCACTTTCGCGATGAGCTGGCGAGGGCTCAAGCGCAGGCCGCGGAGAACGAGAAGACGCGTCTTCAACTACAAGAAAGCATGGAATCCGTGCGAAAGCAGCGGGGGTATCAGCAACAACACGGCGCCATAGCAGCTGCGATCCCTTTGGAGCACTGCAGGAAGAACTGTTTTGAACGCGCCCAGGTGCGTGCGGCCGAGGCGGATGCGAGCCTTGTAGAGGCcttgcgcgcgcagctgacCGCAATCGAGGTGGCCATAAACTTCTGCAGAGCAGAGCTGGAGGTCCAGaagtcggcggaggcggctgcacGAGAGCGgcaagcggcgcggcgtgcgGCAGTCACAGCCATACGGGAAAAGATCGAGGATCTTGCTGAGAATTTTACTACTGTGGCCGCCGAGCGACAGCGTCAGCTCCCTCAGCAGCTCGCCtcggagaaggaggcgctcATCGGTGAGCTCATCGCCCAGCTTGAAGAGGTAGAGCATGAGAAGGCGGAGATCAAGACTGCAACTGCCCGCGCACAGCGCTTGTTCGCCACGATGCAGCGGCAAGTAGCGGATGCGCAGGAacgcgcagcgcagctggaggaagCGCGTCGGACGGCATGCAAGGAGTTACAAGCAATGACAGCAACGGTTTCTGCTGAGGACGCCGACAACTCTATCACGGATGCGAAGCTGGTGCGCAGTGGCAGCATGCAAGGCCATCAAGAGGCGCTTGTGGACAtcagcgcgcgcgtgattgctgcgtcggcggcgttggcgagcgccagcgacgccCTTGCgacacaccagcagcagcgtgctgcGGAACcgaagcaggaggaggcgttTATCGCCAACATATTCCGCGAGGGTGacggtcgccgccgccgccccaaCCGCGAGTGCTctgagctggcggcgcagatAATGGGCGAAGTTTACGACGCTGCCACCGGCTCCTTCCTTAGCCGGCACCGGTGGACGTGGATGAATGTCTGCCTtggtgtgctgctgttgctctcCTTCACGACGCTCCAGTACAAGAAATACGAGGTGTGA
- a CDS encoding DEAD/DEAH box helicase-like protein — MAGSSARLPTVGCSCSAATLAYSRTYVRSSSTRITESRSGSIVSSSLPWSQHRCQVRTLIVPRQLKAYGGTFSQSIGERVDHAASHQVLQSLSPSRAAQSPLLAKPVKTKMVDNFADMLVTPALQEALAGMGVSTPSPIQQTAIEAVLQRKNTVIAAPHGEGKTLAYLLPLYQNMEKDRDVYKIPLRERRPRMILLAPTKELVEQLQTVCARLDAATGLTSVCFTSRKRSKYHLSRMLKSTMADVLVMDPKLILRLLRTRRLFIEDLRYFAVDEADAMMSSLHDHDAVQLLMKVQKRNQFKYLWPVQTQYVFVTAYMTRKLEYIVGRKISDPVTCMFRQQMHRPQARLRHRFYAIRREPEKFTVLMHLLRKNGHVPLPMDTDVAEVGVHTNPRKLSGSLAEWHEAVQRCAWKEQQEQEKNSGSGEAVTDDVVDVDEVAVGAPEEASAAVPSARLSATENAAAGDDYDHDSYARYTLERVRPLHWEHLTTVAAPFTCPIRRTVFAEGRRTIVFFRNIDATTAVFYQLRSAGFAVSLLHASLPYTVRKEMYADFASGRTNILCATDLAARGLDLHVDMVINFDVPTNALAYLSRSGRTARMGREGQVLNLYNKHQGVIVSAIKAFLKDNLPMEGLTNRKADMMQPRYAEWRTHKINALARSYVSLITRKTIPAHLERTYVHHNATWRPVFHPQKTGIHGGVAPRQQQKLMDRVREQAVWFRRGQLARRKGGRAKFGSRTMKRGVWNDIGGVASREVVNEAQNPSPAGPNFGPPSGPPQ; from the coding sequence ATGGCGGGTTCATCGGCGCGGCTTCCCACCGTTGgatgcagctgctcggcagccACCCTCGCGTACTCTCGCACTTATGTGCGGAGCTCCAGCACGCGAATTACTGaaagcaggagcggcagcatcgtTTCTTCATCGCTGCCGTGGTCGCAGCACCGGTGTCAAGTGCGCACCTTGATTGTGCCACGCCAGCTGAAGGCGTACGGCGGCACCTTCAGCCAGTCGATTGGCGAGCGCGTCGACCACGCTGCGAGCCACCAGGTGCTGCAGAGTCTCTCCCCATCGCGCGCCGCGCAGTCGCCGCTCCTCGCCAAGCCCGTGAAGACAAAGATGGTGGACAACTTTGCCGACATGCTGGTGActccggcgctgcaggaagCGCTCGCTGGCATGGGTGTCTCCACGCCATCGCCGATCCAGCAGACCGCCATcgaggccgtgctgcagcgcaagaaCACCGTCATTGCCGCCCCGCATGGGGAAGGCAAGACGCTGGCCTACCTGCTGCCCCTCTACCAGAACATGGAGAAGGACCGAGACGTGTACAAGATCCCGCTGCGTGAGCGCCGCCCCCGCATGATCTTGCTTGCGCCGACAAAGGAGttggtggagcagctgcagacagtgtgcgcgcggctggATGCCGCGACGGGCCTGACCTCGGTGTGCTTCACGTCCCGCAAGCGCTCCAAGTACCACCTGTCGAGGATGTTGAAGAGCACCATGGCGGACGTACTAGTCATGGACCCGAAGCTCATCCTACGACTCCTACGCACACGTCGCCTCTTTATCGAAGACCTGCGCTACTTCGCCGTAGACGAGGCGGATGCGATGATGAGCTCTCTGCACGATCACGAcgctgtgcagctgctcatGAAAGTGCAGAAGCGAAACCAGTTCAAGTACCTCTGGCCTGTGCAGACGCAGTACGTCTTCGTCACCGCCTACATGACGCGCAAGCTGGAGTACATCGTTGGCCGCAAGATCAGCGATCCGGTGACGTGCATGTTCCGGCAGCAGATGCACCGCCcgcaggcgcggctgcgtcacCGCTTCTACGCGATTCGCCGTGAGCCGGAGAAGTTCACTGTGCTGATGCACCTTCTTCGCAAGAACGGACATGTGCCGCTCCCGATGGACACAGACGTTGCCGAGGTGGGCGTGCACACGAACCCACGCAAGCTCTCTGGCTCGCTGGCCGAATGGCATGAGGCGGTGCAACGATGCGCGTGGaaagagcagcaggagcaggaaAAGAActctggcagcggcgaggccgtCACCGATGACGTCGTGGACGTCGATGAGGTTGCGGTAGGAGCCCCGGAAGAAGCGTCGGCAGCCGTGCCTTCGGCGCGCCTCTCCGCCACGGAAaacgcagcggcaggcgatGACTACGACCACGACTCGTACGCGCGCTACACGCTcgagcgcgtgcgtccgCTTCACTGGGAACACCTGACCACAGTCGCGGCACCCTTCACATGTCCCATTCGCCGCACCGTCTTCGCCGAGGGTCGCCGCACCATCGTCTTCTTCCGCAACATCGACGCGACGACGGCCGTGTTTTaccagctgcgcagcgccggctttgccgtgtcgctgctgcatgCCTCACTGCCCTACACGGTGCGCAAGGAGATGTACGCCGACTTCGCCTCTGGTCGCACGAACATACTCTGTGCAACGGATCTTGCCGCGCGGGGGCTGGACCTCCACGTCGACATGGTCATCAACTTCGACGTGCCGACGAACGCGCTCGCGTacctcagccgcagcgggcgcACGGCGCGCATGGGGCGAGAGGGGCAGGTGCTGAACCTCTACAACAAGCACCAGGGCGTCATTGTATCAGCCATCAAGGCGTTCCTGAAGGACAACCTGCCGATGGAGGGGCTCACGAATCGCAAGGCCGACATGATGCAGCCGCGGTACGCCGAGTGGCGCACCCATAAAATCAACGCTCTGGCCCGCTCGTACGTCTCCCTCATCACGCGCAAGACCATCCCTGCCCATCTGGAGCGCACGTACGTGCACCACAACGCGACATGGCGGCCGGTCTTCCATCCACAGAAGACCGGCATCCATGGCGGTGTCGCtccgcgacagcagcagaagctgaTGGACCGCGTAAGGGAGCAGGCCGTGTGGTTCCGGCGCGGtcagctggcgcggcgcaagggcggccgcgccaagttcggcagccgcaccatGAAGCGCGGCGTGTGGAACGAtatcggcggcgtcgcgtcGCGGGAGGTCGTGAACGAAGCTCAGAACCCGTCACCAGCGGGGCCGAACTTTGGGCCGCCCAGTGGTCCTCCGCAGTAA
- a CDS encoding ras family protein-like protein has translation MPAAPTLPPALPTSLDYPRIKLLAIGDVGVGKSCLIKRYCEGRFVAKYIPTIGIDFGVKKVEVSKAAVLQQRRSEPSPPAETAQSGGGASSAIPSAVRVNFWDGSGDGDYREILNEFYEAAQGVLLMYDARSAQSFTALQGWWEELTMYCQGMPAASGGGGEGSDPALAGAGGKRASASSTVTSGTAAGKAVGRTDGRAPIVVLCANKVDDTAVPGAAAPRPRAVSEAQGRAWAREHGCAAYYETSASTGQNVKEAIEDLVVRMVAKFM, from the coding sequence ATGCCTGCTGCCCCCACGCTCCCacccgccctccccacctctctGGACTATCCACGCATCAAGCTGCTTGCCATCGGCGATGTCGGCGTAGGCAAGAGCTGCCTCATCAAGCGTTACTGCGAGGGCCGGTTTGTGGCCAAGTACATCCCCACCATCGGCATCGACTTCGGCGTGAAAAAGGTGGAAGTGAGCAAAGCAGCCGTGCTACAGCAACGCCGCAGCGAGCCATCACCGCCCGCGGAGACGGCacagagcggcggcggcgcctcctcggccatCCCCTCAGCGGTGCGAGTCAACTTCTGGGACGGCTCCGGTGATGGCGACTATCGAGAAATCCTAAACGAGTTCTACGAAGCCGCCCAGGGCGTGCTGCTCATGTACGATGCCCGGAGCGCGCAGAGCTTCACCGCCCTGCAAGGCTGGTGGGAAGAGCTCACCATGTACTGCCAAGGAATGCCAGCAGcaagcggcggtggtggtgaaggcAGCGACCCTGCTCTggccggcgccggtggaAAGCGAgcgtccgcctccagcacagtaacgagcggcaccgccgctggaAAAGCCGTCGGGCGCACCGACGGCAGGGCGCCGATTGTGGTGCTTTGCGCGAACAAAGTCGATGACACGGCGGTTCCcggggcagctgcgccgcggccgcgggcTGTGAGCGAGGCGCAAGGACGTGCGTGGGCACGCGAGCACGGCTGTGCGGCCTACTACGAGACGAGCGCCAGCACAGGGCAAAATGTGAAGGAGGCCATCGAGGACTTGGTGGTGCGGATGGTGGCCAAGTTCATGTGA
- a CDS encoding histone h1-like protein, whose protein sequence is MLRAALRPSCVLHAAFLSSFSSAAVHNEAASGASMASNAISSAAASLWMQNSQSHDGAAATMHTQQTDVTGAATAQDHGNALVVLEEDNTSGSNGYVDYFMGGFGPRHLAEVTVVPESAGARAHGSRNHANKADAAAAAVEASSSSETATAAAAALPTRRAGGDDGAVARRPVITKARRIRLASAASQAAEVLQSVGSPATALLLSQRVQQLQAEEALLNASLQRLKAERDLATVRHTCGEELDNYRRGVQQREQQVVRAAMTAGTRSQDPVVSYSQESGGSAGGDTLQTVVEADLLGMPATADAEAAAAAAKKAAAAGKAVQKSGRASHAAATVISAKKRLRYGATAAGGHKANASPKSLSRRPAAPAASKSKRPSLAKQTALKARAGKQPAAVCKDAVKAKPKAPLRMKATTPAFAAATAKAAARRQKAKVKAAATKPSRKLTKKPTKPRTTTKAKSVRARPAAKATPSARKTAAKKRPTYEKRPTRR, encoded by the coding sequence ATGCTCCGTGCCGCCTTGCGTCCGTCCTGCGTGCTGCACGCCGCGTTCCTCTCCTCGTTCTCCTCCGCAGCCGTTCACAATGAAGCAGCGAGTGGGGCGTCCATGGCCAGCAACGCCATCTCctcagcggctgcgtcgctATGGATGCAGAATTCCCAGTCGcacgacggtgccgctgcgaccatgcacacacagcagaCAGATGTGACaggagcagcaacagcgcaGGATCATGGAAACGCATTGGTCGTACTTGAAGAGGACAACACCAGTGGCAGCAACGGCTACGTGGACTACTTCATGGGCGGCTTCGGCCCTCGGCATCTGGCAGAGGTGACAGTGGTGCCGGAGAGTGCAGGCGCGAGGGCTCACGGGTCACGTAACCACGCGAACAAGGCAgatgcggctgcagcagcggtggaggcgtcctcctcctcggagacggcgacggcagccgccgccgctttgCCCACACGGCGCGCCGGAGGCGACGATGGCGCTGTGGCAAGGCGGCCGGTGATCACGAAGGCCCGTCGAATCCGTCTTGCATCGGCCGCTTCGCAAGCGGCCGAGGTGCTTCAGTCCGTGGGCAGTCCTGCCACGGCTCTCCTGCTCAgccagcgcgtgcagcagctgcaggccgaAGAAGCGCTCCTGAACGCGTCGCTGCAACGGCTCAAGGCAGAGCGCGACTTGGCAACAGTGCGGCACACGTGTGGTGAGGAACTCGACAACTACCGCCGTGGTGTGCAGCAACGCGAGCAGCAGGTGGTGCGTGCTGCCATGACCGCTGGCACACGCTCTCAGGATCCTGTCGTCAGCTACTCCCAGGAGagcggaggcagcgccggAGGAGACACGCTGCAGACGGTGGTGGAAGCCGACCTGCTGGGGAtgcccgccaccgccgatgcggaggcggccgcagctgcggcgaagaaggcagctgcggcaggtaAGGCGGTGCAGAAGAGCGGCAGAGCCTCgcatgccgctgccacggTGATTTCCGCGAAAAAACGGCTGCGCTacggcgccactgcggcgGGCGGGCACAAGGCTAACGCCTCACCAAAGTCACTCTCACGGCGacccgctgcgccagcagcctCCAAGAGCAAGAGGCCGTCGCTAGCGAAACAAACGGCCCTGAAGGCGCGTGCTGGGAAGCAGCCCGCCGCAGTGTGCAAGGACGCAGTCAAAGCCAAGCCAAAGGCACCGTTGCGCATGAAGGCGACGACACCAGCGttcgcggcggcaacagccaAGGCTGCCGCTCGAAGACAAAAGGCGAAGGTcaaagccgccgccacgaaGCCGTCCCGGAAGCTGACCAAGAAGCCGACCAAGCCGCGAACAACCACGAAAGCGAAGTCAGTGCGAGCACGGCCCGCCGCGAAGGCAACGCCGTCGGCCCGCAAAACGGCCGCCAAGAAGAGACCGACGTATGAGAAGCGCCCGACGCGAAGATGA